In a single window of the Flavobacterium sp. W4I14 genome:
- a CDS encoding uncharacterized membrane-anchored protein YitT (DUF2179 family) (product_source=COG1284; cog=COG1284; pfam=PF02588,PF10035; transmembrane_helix_parts=Inside_1_11,TMhelix_12_34,Outside_35_53,TMhelix_54_73,Inside_74_79,TMhelix_80_99,Outside_100_108,TMhelix_109_126,Inside_127_146,TMhelix_147_169,Outside_170_173,TMhelix_174_196,Inside_197_286), giving the protein MNRIKNRNIRFIKEILLIIAGVTSACFGLKSFLMPSHFIDGGVTGISLLLSTLTGWNLSYLIVIINIPFVILGYRQIGKGFALKTAIAIAALSLALIFLPFQPITHDKLLIAFFGGLFLGGGIGLAMRGGCVIDGTEVLALYISKNSILTVGNIILILNIIIFAFAAYFLNIETALYAILTYLSASSTIDFIVNGIEQYTGVTIISEHQDDIKGFIINDMKRGVTIYKGEGGYGEKKDIDIIFTVVTKLEMSKLQTAIRQIDPDAFVIQQQIADLKGGVVKRHALH; this is encoded by the coding sequence ATGAACCGCATCAAAAACAGAAATATCAGGTTTATAAAAGAAATTCTTTTAATTATTGCAGGTGTAACTTCGGCATGTTTTGGCTTAAAAAGCTTTTTAATGCCCAGTCATTTTATTGATGGTGGTGTTACGGGTATTTCTCTTTTGCTAAGCACCTTAACAGGCTGGAATTTATCGTACCTTATTGTAATTATCAACATTCCCTTTGTTATTTTGGGTTATAGGCAGATAGGTAAAGGCTTTGCTCTTAAAACCGCTATTGCCATTGCTGCGCTCTCGTTGGCCTTAATTTTTCTTCCCTTTCAGCCCATTACCCACGATAAATTGCTCATCGCATTTTTTGGCGGGTTATTTTTAGGCGGTGGGATTGGATTGGCCATGCGCGGTGGCTGTGTAATCGATGGAACAGAGGTTTTAGCACTCTACATCAGTAAAAACAGCATTTTAACCGTTGGAAATATCATCCTGATTTTAAATATCATTATTTTCGCCTTCGCAGCTTATTTCTTAAATATCGAAACTGCGCTATATGCTATTCTAACTTATTTATCGGCATCAAGCACGATCGATTTCATTGTAAACGGCATCGAACAATACACGGGGGTTACCATTATTTCAGAGCACCAGGACGATATAAAAGGGTTCATCATTAACGATATGAAACGCGGGGTGACCATTTACAAGGGTGAAGGCGGTTATGGAGAAAAGAAAGATATCGATATTATTTTTACCGTGGTTACCAAACTAGAAATGAGCAAATTACAAACCGCTATTCGCCAGATCGATCCGGATGCATTTGTGATACAACAGCAGATTGCCGATTTAAAAGGTGGGGTAGTGAAACGCCATGCTTTACATTAA
- a CDS encoding hypothetical protein (product_source=Hypo-rule applied; superfamily=46785) has product MKEVTIKYKSNKTLEALKELGKYLNFSIADHKAKAKVKKEASINGIPVIVGDGSIDISELHDVFTGKDLNAEELRNTAWQRKNNLRYGCIDRLF; this is encoded by the coding sequence ATGAAAGAAGTAACGATTAAATATAAAAGCAATAAGACTTTGGAAGCACTTAAGGAATTAGGCAAATACTTAAATTTCTCTATTGCGGATCATAAAGCTAAAGCAAAGGTTAAAAAAGAAGCAAGTATTAATGGTATTCCTGTAATCGTCGGAGATGGATCGATTGATATCTCAGAATTACATGATGTTTTTACAGGAAAGGATTTAAATGCTGAGGAATTAAGAAATACTGCATGGCAAAGGAAAAATAATTTGCGATACGGATGTATTGATAGATTATTTTGA
- a CDS encoding putative nucleic acid-binding protein (product_source=COG1487; cath_funfam=3.40.50.1010; cog=COG1487; pfam=PF01850; superfamily=88723), protein MIDYFDKNKSRNASATALLETDIELDNVIISSVTKMELLFGATNKLDLNTINKKLSRFSIILINERINLTAINLMQGFKLSHGLAIPDSLIAATAIETKLKLFTYNLKDFRFINDLTLYSEQ, encoded by the coding sequence TTGATAGATTATTTTGATAAAAATAAAAGTAGGAATGCATCAGCAACAGCATTACTAGAAACGGATATAGAATTAGATAATGTTATCATTTCATCCGTTACCAAAATGGAATTACTATTTGGAGCCACTAATAAGTTAGATCTTAACACTATCAATAAAAAACTGAGTAGATTTAGTATTATATTAATTAATGAAAGAATAAACTTAACTGCAATTAATTTAATGCAGGGTTTTAAATTAAGCCATGGACTTGCAATACCTGATTCGTTAATTGCCGCAACAGCGATCGAAACCAAGTTAAAACTGTTTACTTATAATCTAAAAGATTTTAGATTTATTAATGATTTAACTTTGTATTCAGAGCAATAA
- a CDS encoding riboflavin kinase/FMN adenylyltransferase (product_source=KO:K11753; cath_funfam=2.40.30.30,3.40.50.620; cog=COG0196; ko=KO:K11753; pfam=PF01687,PF06574; smart=SM00904; superfamily=52374,82114; tigrfam=TIGR00083): MKIYHNLSDFKKLDNAIVTIGTFDGVHFGHQKIIKQLVEKAKADNGESVILTFFPHPRMIIDPENQELKMINTINEKAEILKGLGVDHLIITPFTRDFSNQLPEDYIKNTLVNNIGTKHIIIGYDHRFGKDRSGNLSDLKAAGLHYGFSVEEIMEQDIHDVAVSSTKIRQALLAGDVSLANDYLGYPFSIFGRVIKGDKIGRTIGFPTANIFVEETYKLIPGDGIYAVTVEMESEVPSPKPSTLNPQPYKGMAYIGQRPTINGMTRNIEVNIFDFNQEIYGQDIKMNFLKFLRHDVKFTGLEALTVQLQKDKEATLAYFNG, translated from the coding sequence TTGAAAATATATCATAACCTTTCGGATTTTAAAAAATTAGATAACGCCATTGTAACCATTGGCACTTTTGATGGCGTGCATTTCGGGCACCAAAAAATCATTAAACAACTGGTAGAAAAGGCAAAAGCCGATAACGGAGAAAGCGTAATATTAACTTTTTTCCCACACCCCAGAATGATTATAGATCCTGAAAACCAGGAGCTAAAAATGATCAATACCATTAATGAAAAAGCCGAAATTTTAAAAGGTTTAGGTGTAGATCATTTAATCATCACACCATTTACCAGAGATTTCTCCAATCAGCTGCCTGAAGATTATATAAAAAACACATTGGTAAATAACATTGGTACCAAGCACATTATTATTGGTTACGACCACCGCTTTGGGAAAGACCGTTCTGGAAATTTAAGCGATTTAAAGGCCGCAGGTTTACATTATGGCTTTAGCGTTGAAGAAATTATGGAGCAGGATATTCATGATGTTGCAGTAAGCTCGACCAAAATCCGTCAGGCACTCTTAGCGGGTGATGTAAGCTTGGCCAACGATTATCTGGGCTATCCGTTTTCTATTTTTGGAAGGGTAATTAAAGGCGATAAAATCGGAAGAACAATAGGTTTCCCAACAGCTAATATTTTTGTCGAAGAAACTTATAAACTGATTCCGGGCGATGGCATTTATGCAGTTACTGTAGAAATGGAGTCTGAAGTCCCAAGCCCTAAACCTTCAACCTTAAACCCTCAACCATACAAAGGAATGGCTTACATCGGGCAACGCCCCACCATTAACGGAATGACCAGAAATATTGAAGTAAATATTTTCGATTTCAACCAGGAAATTTATGGACAGGATATTAAGATGAACTTTTTGAAATTCTTGCGCCATGACGTGAAATTCACCGGGTTAGAAGCTTTAACTGTTCAGTTACAAAAAGACAAGGAGGCTACTTTAGCCTATTTTAACGGGTAG
- a CDS encoding cell division transport system permease protein (product_source=KO:K09811; cog=COG2177; ko=KO:K09811; pfam=PF18075; transmembrane_helix_parts=Inside_1_19,TMhelix_20_42,Outside_43_162,TMhelix_163_185,Inside_186_218,TMhelix_219_241,Outside_242_260,TMhelix_261_283,Inside_284_295), which translates to MKYMEEFEVSDASKKTKTVYISTIISIALVLLMLGLLGLVLVHAKNLSNYVKENIVLNIIVDEGAKEADVLAFQKELNANPAVKQTQYVNKELAARNLTQDLGEDFVNFLGYNPLTSTFDVYLKAEYANNKSIDALKASISKNPVVKEVVYQSSLIDMVNKNISTIGLIILAFAALLLIISIALINNTIRLAIYSQRFLIKSMQLVGATKNFIRRPFLLYAALHGLIAAFIAIIILLATLIYARKEVPEIIILNNYQEFGFVFIGLLIVGIFITGISTWFAVSRYLRLKSYHLYR; encoded by the coding sequence ATGAAATACATGGAAGAATTCGAAGTAAGTGATGCATCTAAGAAAACCAAAACCGTTTATATCTCCACTATAATCAGTATTGCTTTGGTTTTATTAATGCTGGGACTGCTTGGTTTGGTACTTGTACATGCCAAAAACCTGTCTAACTACGTTAAAGAAAACATCGTTTTAAACATTATTGTTGATGAAGGTGCAAAAGAAGCCGATGTTTTGGCCTTTCAGAAGGAATTAAATGCAAATCCTGCGGTAAAGCAAACTCAATATGTAAATAAAGAGCTTGCCGCAAGAAATTTAACGCAGGATTTAGGTGAGGATTTTGTTAATTTTTTAGGGTACAACCCGCTAACATCTACCTTCGATGTGTATTTAAAAGCAGAATATGCGAACAATAAAAGCATCGATGCCTTAAAAGCAAGTATTTCTAAAAATCCTGTTGTTAAAGAAGTGGTTTACCAAAGCTCTTTAATTGATATGGTTAACAAAAATATCAGCACCATTGGCTTAATTATTTTAGCCTTTGCCGCACTTCTATTAATAATCTCTATCGCCCTGATTAACAACACAATAAGACTAGCAATCTACTCACAACGCTTTTTAATTAAAAGTATGCAGCTGGTTGGTGCAACGAAAAACTTTATTCGACGTCCTTTCTTATTGTACGCTGCTTTGCATGGCTTAATTGCTGCATTTATTGCCATCATAATTTTGTTGGCAACTTTAATTTACGCCCGCAAAGAGGTACCTGAGATTATAATTTTAAATAACTACCAGGAATTTGGCTTCGTATTTATAGGCCTTTTAATTGTGGGTATTTTTATAACAGGCATTAGTACATGGTTTGCAGTAAGCAGATATTTACGTTTAAAATCTTATCATCTTTATAGATAA
- a CDS encoding CPA2 family monovalent cation:H+ antiporter-2 (product_source=KO:K03455; cath_funfam=3.30.70.1450; cog=COG0475,COG0490; ko=KO:K03455; pfam=PF00999,PF02080; superfamily=116726; transmembrane_helix_parts=Outside_1_4,TMhelix_5_24,Inside_25_30,TMhelix_31_53,Outside_54_56,TMhelix_57_79,Inside_80_85,TMhelix_86_108,Outside_109_117,TMhelix_118_137,Inside_138_149,TMhelix_150_172,Outside_173_186,TMhelix_187_209,Inside_210_221,TMhelix_222_244,Outside_245_272,TMhelix_273_292,Inside_293_298,TMhelix_299_321,Outside_322_356,TMhelix_357_379,Inside_380_418,TMhelix_419_441,Outside_442_455,TMhelix_456_478,Inside_479_498,TMhelix_499_521,Outside_522_525,TMhelix_526_548,Inside_549_737) yields MHLPDLIADLGLILAAAGITTLIFKRIKQPLVLGYILAGLLVGSHLDFFPSVTDTKSINIWGEIGVIFLLFSLGLEFSFKKLVKVGGSASITAIVKVLFIILAGYLVGKAMGWKDMDSLFLGGILSISSTMITIKAFEELGLKHKKFAGLVFGVLIVEDLVAILLLVLFSTLAVSQQSAGTEMLYSILKLAFFLVLWFLGGIFLVPSFLKATKKLMNDETMLVVSLALCLVMVLLADKVGFSPALGAFIMGSILAETTQAERIEHLTKSVKDLFAAVFFVSVGMLIDPSMLVKYAVPIIVATLVIILGKIIFTILGALLSGQPLKTSVQSGMSLAQIGEFSFIIASLGLTLKVTSDFLYPIAVAAAAITTFTTPYLIKLSEPFYRYLNRILPKKWLDGIERYSSSTEGITTLSDWKVLLRSYIFNTIIHSVIIIAIIFLAYRYVQPFIVSNIANSLTSIIISVVVSFILMSPFLWALSIRRIQRTAYSHLWLNKKYTRGPLIAIEFFRIALGIFFVGFLMYEFFDTWIAAVIALVLIILGMIIFSRKLQSFYDKLERRFMLNLNAREHQKPDILPWDTHLTELTVSPESEVVGKTLTELMIREKYGVNIALIERGRNNIPTPGRDERLYPNDKLLLIGADDQLAAVKALLEVDAPETAEENNFPNKEMTLQKVVVHAESPVYGLSIRNAGIREKAQALIVGIERGTDRILNPSSDFVFDNGDVIWIVGNNKKIKEVI; encoded by the coding sequence ATGCATTTACCCGATTTAATTGCCGATTTAGGATTAATCCTTGCCGCTGCAGGGATAACCACCCTCATATTTAAACGAATTAAACAACCGCTGGTTTTAGGCTACATACTGGCCGGCCTGTTGGTTGGCTCACATTTAGATTTTTTTCCTTCCGTTACCGATACAAAAAGCATCAATATATGGGGAGAGATAGGCGTAATTTTCCTTTTATTCAGCCTAGGTTTAGAATTCAGTTTTAAAAAACTGGTAAAAGTTGGCGGTTCCGCCTCCATAACGGCAATTGTGAAAGTGCTTTTTATCATTCTGGCCGGCTACTTAGTCGGTAAAGCAATGGGCTGGAAAGACATGGATAGTTTATTTCTGGGGGGTATCTTGTCCATTTCATCAACAATGATTACCATTAAGGCTTTCGAAGAACTTGGTTTAAAACATAAAAAGTTTGCAGGCCTGGTTTTTGGGGTTTTAATTGTTGAAGATCTGGTGGCCATCTTGTTACTCGTATTATTTTCTACCCTGGCGGTGAGTCAGCAATCGGCAGGTACAGAAATGCTGTATTCCATCTTAAAACTGGCTTTTTTTCTGGTACTTTGGTTCTTGGGCGGAATATTCCTGGTTCCTTCATTTCTTAAAGCAACCAAAAAATTAATGAACGACGAAACCATGTTGGTGGTATCTTTAGCCTTATGTTTGGTAATGGTATTACTGGCCGATAAGGTGGGCTTCTCTCCTGCCTTGGGTGCATTTATTATGGGTTCCATTTTGGCAGAAACCACACAAGCAGAAAGAATCGAACATTTAACTAAATCAGTAAAAGATTTATTCGCAGCAGTATTTTTTGTTTCGGTTGGTATGCTGATTGACCCTTCAATGCTGGTTAAATACGCTGTACCGATTATCGTTGCTACATTAGTGATTATTTTAGGGAAAATTATATTTACCATTTTAGGTGCGTTATTATCGGGTCAGCCGTTAAAAACTTCGGTACAATCGGGCATGAGTTTGGCGCAGATTGGTGAGTTTTCATTCATCATTGCCTCGTTAGGCTTAACTCTTAAAGTAACAAGCGATTTCCTTTATCCTATTGCGGTAGCGGCAGCAGCGATCACTACATTTACTACGCCATATCTGATTAAACTATCTGAACCTTTTTACCGGTACTTGAACCGTATTTTACCTAAAAAATGGTTAGATGGAATCGAAAGATACAGCTCCAGTACTGAAGGAATTACAACATTAAGCGATTGGAAGGTTTTATTGAGGTCTTATATTTTTAATACCATTATCCACTCCGTAATTATTATTGCAATCATCTTTTTAGCCTACAGGTACGTTCAGCCTTTTATTGTGAGCAATATTGCCAATAGTTTAACTTCTATTATTATCAGCGTAGTAGTTTCTTTCATTTTAATGTCGCCATTTTTATGGGCATTATCTATCCGAAGGATCCAGCGAACAGCCTATTCCCACCTTTGGCTGAACAAAAAATATACCCGGGGCCCGTTAATCGCAATCGAGTTTTTCAGAATTGCCTTAGGCATTTTCTTTGTAGGTTTTTTAATGTATGAGTTTTTTGATACCTGGATTGCCGCTGTAATTGCATTAGTCCTGATTATCTTAGGCATGATCATCTTCTCCAGGAAACTACAGTCTTTTTATGATAAACTGGAAAGACGTTTCATGTTGAATTTAAATGCACGTGAGCATCAAAAACCTGATATTTTACCATGGGATACCCACTTAACTGAACTCACTGTTTCCCCTGAATCGGAAGTAGTTGGAAAAACACTTACCGAATTAATGATCAGAGAAAAATATGGCGTTAACATTGCATTAATAGAGCGTGGAAGGAATAATATTCCAACACCAGGAAGAGATGAGCGGCTTTATCCAAACGACAAACTGCTACTAATTGGTGCTGATGATCAATTGGCTGCTGTTAAAGCACTTTTAGAAGTTGATGCTCCAGAAACAGCTGAAGAAAATAATTTCCCGAATAAAGAAATGACCCTGCAAAAGGTAGTTGTGCATGCCGAATCGCCGGTTTATGGAT
- a CDS encoding tRNA pseudouridine55 synthase (product_source=KO:K03177; cath_funfam=3.30.2350.10; cog=COG0130; ko=KO:K03177; pfam=PF01509; superfamily=55120; tigrfam=TIGR00431), with product MSTENSKFKDFNFAEGELLLINKPYKWTSFDVVGKIRNSLKPLKLKVGHAGTLDPLATGLLIICTGKLTKQIDTFQAEEKEYTGTMILGATTPSFDMETEVDQTFDISNITEDEIYAACKPFIGDIEQYPPAHSAVKVNGERLYVKARLGEEVELRKRFVNVPEFEITRIELPEVDFRIVCSKGTYIRSLISDFGKTLNSGAYLSKLTRTRSGNFLLKDAFEVLELVNYIRSKKEEAKTAAEA from the coding sequence GTGAGTACCGAAAATTCAAAATTTAAAGACTTCAATTTTGCTGAAGGCGAATTGCTCTTAATTAATAAACCATACAAATGGACTTCGTTTGATGTGGTGGGCAAAATCCGTAATTCTTTAAAACCGCTAAAACTAAAGGTTGGTCATGCCGGCACTTTAGATCCCCTTGCTACAGGCTTGCTAATCATATGTACAGGCAAATTAACTAAGCAGATAGACACTTTCCAGGCAGAGGAGAAGGAATATACAGGCACCATGATTTTGGGTGCTACTACCCCATCATTCGATATGGAAACTGAGGTAGATCAAACCTTCGATATCAGTAACATTACCGAAGACGAAATTTACGCGGCGTGTAAACCATTTATTGGCGATATAGAACAATACCCTCCTGCACACTCGGCTGTAAAAGTAAATGGCGAACGTTTATACGTAAAAGCAAGATTAGGTGAAGAGGTAGAGCTGCGTAAACGTTTTGTAAATGTTCCGGAATTTGAAATTACACGGATCGAACTACCAGAGGTCGATTTTAGAATTGTATGCAGTAAAGGTACTTACATCCGTTCACTAATATCCGATTTTGGCAAAACTTTAAACAGCGGTGCTTATCTTTCCAAACTTACCCGTACCCGGAGCGGAAACTTTTTGCTTAAAGATGCGTTTGAGGTATTAGAACTTGTTAATTATATTCGTAGCAAGAAAGAAGAAGCTAAAACTGCAGCAGAGGCATGA
- a CDS encoding PIN domain nuclease of toxin-antitoxin system (product_source=COG3744; cog=COG3744; pfam=PF01850; superfamily=88723), whose protein sequence is MAYLLDTHTFLWFVAGDDQLPVSVKKKLSDINKSCFLSIASLWEIAIKKQIGKLDLKIGFDELFRFAERNQIEIIAINETHLTTLLGLDFLNNDPFDRIIVSQAISEDLTLISRDKKLKNYKVKLQWD, encoded by the coding sequence ATGGCATATTTATTAGACACCCATACTTTTTTGTGGTTTGTAGCAGGAGACGATCAACTGCCTGTGTCAGTTAAGAAAAAACTATCTGATATTAACAAATCTTGTTTCTTAAGCATTGCCTCACTTTGGGAAATTGCCATCAAAAAACAGATAGGGAAACTCGATTTAAAAATTGGTTTTGATGAATTGTTTCGATTTGCAGAAAGAAATCAAATCGAAATAATTGCTATCAATGAAACCCATCTTACGACATTATTAGGTCTCGATTTTCTCAACAATGATCCTTTCGATCGGATTATTGTATCACAAGCAATCTCTGAAGATTTAACTTTAATATCAAGAGATAAAAAATTAAAAAACTATAAGGTAAAATTACAGTGGGACTAG
- a CDS encoding hypothetical protein (product_source=Hypo-rule applied; pfam=PF11297; superfamily=103473; transmembrane_helix_parts=Inside_1_25,TMhelix_26_44,Outside_45_53,TMhelix_54_73,Inside_74_75), with translation MAEKKTSPVVKDVKSELVFTKKNYQLLLISIAIVAVGFILMMGTTGDIYDFRRTLLAPIVVLAGFAFGIYAILKK, from the coding sequence ATGGCAGAAAAAAAAACAAGTCCGGTTGTAAAGGACGTTAAAAGCGAATTGGTTTTCACCAAAAAAAACTATCAGTTATTGTTAATCAGCATTGCAATTGTAGCAGTTGGCTTTATATTGATGATGGGCACTACTGGCGATATTTATGATTTCAGAAGGACTTTATTGGCACCGATAGTGGTGTTGGCGGGTTTTGCTTTTGGCATTTATGCCATCCTAAAAAAATAA
- a CDS encoding hypothetical protein (product_source=Hypo-rule applied; pfam=PF10047), with protein sequence MTTTNLQIEINSLPLNLRQEVADFVEFLKTKHKNKPKLKSREFGYAKGKIKLSDDFDEPLEMFADYI encoded by the coding sequence ATGACAACAACAAATTTGCAGATCGAAATAAATTCACTTCCCCTAAACCTTAGGCAGGAAGTTGCAGATTTTGTTGAATTCTTAAAAACAAAACACAAAAACAAACCGAAATTAAAATCTCGTGAGTTTGGGTATGCAAAAGGTAAAATCAAATTATCTGATGATTTTGATGAGCCTTTAGAAATGTTTGCTGATTACATTTAA
- a CDS encoding hypothetical protein (product_source=Hypo-rule applied; cath_funfam=2.60.120.200; superfamily=89260): MKRQVTLLSLFLLIASTIISCKKDDTSLKAQMLGRWTLNKIVTSGYTAEETLKDPKKINGTVTYGTTSDYVDYKSNNDDQVELSLSGNRTIGTYVIIYSDQFSMDINDGLNYCKINSITANKLEFTAKIDKTNVTKVYSLSR; encoded by the coding sequence ATGAAAAGACAAGTTACTCTTCTAAGCCTATTCTTACTTATCGCCTCAACAATTATTTCTTGCAAAAAAGATGATACTTCATTAAAAGCCCAGATGTTAGGCCGATGGACGTTAAATAAAATTGTAACTTCCGGTTATACTGCTGAAGAAACATTGAAAGATCCAAAAAAAATTAATGGGACTGTTACCTATGGTACAACAAGTGATTATGTTGACTACAAATCAAATAACGATGATCAGGTAGAACTGAGTTTATCGGGTAACAGAACAATCGGAACTTATGTAATCATTTATTCAGATCAGTTCAGTATGGATATTAATGATGGATTGAATTATTGTAAAATAAACAGTATTACTGCAAACAAATTAGAGTTTACTGCTAAAATTGATAAAACAAACGTTACTAAAGTATATTCTTTATCAAGATAA
- a CDS encoding undecaprenyl-diphosphatase (product_source=KO:K06153; cath_funfam=3.30.1360.70; cog=COG1968; ko=KO:K06153; pfam=PF02673; tigrfam=TIGR00753; transmembrane_helix_parts=Inside_1_6,TMhelix_7_29,Outside_30_43,TMhelix_44_61,Inside_62_67,TMhelix_68_90,Outside_91_99,TMhelix_100_117,Inside_118_209,TMhelix_210_232,Outside_233_241,TMhelix_242_261,Inside_262_264) — protein sequence MNSFEAIVLAIVEGLTEFLPVSSTGHMIIASSFMGIASEPFVKLFTIVIQLGAILSVVVLYFKRFFKSINFYIKLLVAFIPAAIFGLLLSKKIDELLESPMAVGISLLVGGVILLFVDKWFNKPTINEEEEVTYLTALKIGFFQCIAMLPGVSRSGATIVGGMSQKLSRKVAAEFSFFLAVPTMFAATAKKLYDFYKEGHTITHEQTNLLIIGNVVAFVVALLAIKSFIGYLNKNGFKVFGWYRIAAGLIIIILLLSGHNLQII from the coding sequence ATGAACTCTTTTGAAGCCATTGTCCTTGCCATTGTTGAAGGATTAACTGAATTTTTGCCTGTATCGAGCACCGGACATATGATTATTGCATCATCGTTTATGGGCATTGCATCAGAACCATTTGTAAAACTTTTCACCATTGTGATACAATTAGGTGCAATACTTTCTGTTGTTGTACTCTATTTCAAAAGATTTTTCAAATCGATAAATTTCTACATTAAATTATTGGTTGCATTTATCCCAGCTGCCATATTTGGTCTGCTATTGAGCAAAAAAATCGACGAATTATTAGAAAGCCCAATGGCTGTTGGTATTTCGCTGTTAGTTGGCGGTGTGATCTTATTATTTGTAGACAAGTGGTTTAATAAACCAACTATAAATGAAGAAGAGGAAGTAACTTATTTAACGGCGCTGAAAATAGGTTTCTTTCAATGTATTGCCATGTTACCAGGCGTATCGCGTTCGGGAGCCACTATTGTTGGCGGTATGAGTCAGAAATTAAGCAGAAAAGTTGCTGCAGAATTTTCATTCTTTTTAGCTGTACCCACCATGTTTGCTGCAACGGCAAAAAAACTTTATGATTTTTACAAAGAAGGGCACACCATTACCCATGAGCAGACTAACCTTTTAATTATTGGTAATGTTGTTGCTTTTGTAGTGGCACTTTTGGCGATAAAAAGTTTTATAGGATACTTAAACAAAAATGGTTTCAAAGTTTTTGGATGGTATAGAATTGCTGCTGGTTTAATCATTATCATCTTATTGCTGAGCGGGCACAACTTACAGATTATATAA